The window GTTATTGAAAAACGGCTGCACTTCCCGGCCGTTCTTCATGCGCTCCAGATCCTCATGCTGGAGATAGGTCGTTACTTCTGTGCAGCTCCCTGTATTGGCATAAGTTCCGGAACCGCCACCCTGAATTTTTATATTCATAGCCCCCTCCTTTCCTTTTCCTTCTTATAGACCTTGTTTATGTCATCGAGCAGCCCGGTCTTTCCTTTTGCATCGAGGAAGGAAACGATATGTTGCATGGCCTTGAGTTGTGCCGTTTCGCTGGCTTCTATCCGCTTGAAGATAATATCCTGGTTCTTCCTGATAGTTGAATCTGCATCCCGCACCGCTTTTTCTGCCCTGCCTATGGCCCTGCCGTTGTTGTCGGAACTGTTGATTATCCCGGCAAGCAGTTCCTTGTTGTCCTTCAGGAACCGCCTGAACTTTTCTTCCGAAAGTAAGGATGAAAGGCTTATGGTTATCTGTGTGCTGGCTCCGGCCAGAGCTTCACAAGCCGGACGCACAAGATCCGTTTCCTGTTTCTTCAGGAATGCGAACACCTGGTCCATGCGCTTGATAAGTCTCTGCATTTCCTGTGCCGGACTTTCATGCTCGACCGGGTTTATACCGTACTTCTCAAAGTAGTTTATGGCATGAGTAATATACTCCATTTTTGACACACTGTTTGCCTTGGCCAGACGGTCAAGTTTAGCAAAAGTAGTACGTTCTACCGCTACCGTTGTTTTACTGTCTTTTTCCATATAATTATAAGGCTTATTATAACGAATTAATATACTAACTAGTTGGTTTACAAGATAGTATATTTATTCATTATAACCAAATTATATTGGTATAATTTTCTAAATAGCTGATTTTCAGCTAAAGACCCCGTATGGCAAGAGGAAAAAACAGGGCTTGCCCGGTTTCCTCTTGCTGTTCTATCGAACACCCTCCCCAGCGCGAAATTAGCAAAGGGGACGGGGAGAGATAGAACCTATCCCACACACGTAAACACCCACGAAAACCGCACGCCCGGTACACAACAGAAATACCCAACAAAACCGCACAACAGAACGTGTCCGGAACACCACAAAAAACTCATCGGTCGGGGAGCGCCGCACGGCAAGGGGGTGTACCAACACTCCCGACGAGTGCAGCCGTTTGCTTGGATATATGATATAAGTTATTTTGATTCTGTCACAAATTCAAAAGGATTGCAGTATGTGCCGTTTCGGAACTTACTGCAATCCTTCATTTGTCGTCATAATGCCCCCAGGCTGAAATGATAAACACAATTACGGTAGTCTCGTTGACCATATACCTGATACG is drawn from Phocaeicola salanitronis DSM 18170 and contains these coding sequences:
- a CDS encoding BfmA/BtgA family mobilization protein, whose product is MEKDSKTTVAVERTTFAKLDRLAKANSVSKMEYITHAINYFEKYGINPVEHESPAQEMQRLIKRMDQVFAFLKKQETDLVRPACEALAGASTQITISLSSLLSEEKFRRFLKDNKELLAGIINSSDNNGRAIGRAEKAVRDADSTIRKNQDIIFKRIEASETAQLKAMQHIVSFLDAKGKTGLLDDINKVYKKEKERRGL